One stretch of Bosea vaviloviae DNA includes these proteins:
- a CDS encoding SRPBCC family protein, with translation MPHVVRSTIIDASVDRLWSILRDFNGHDRWHPIVARSEIERGHPSDRIGCVRRFSLQDGSELREQLLTLSDLEMTFSYCLLDTPIPLFNYVAHVRLLPVTDGNRAFWHWESRFTTPPGREAELARIVGDEVYTNGIEAVRRLPELAREGV, from the coding sequence ATGCCTCACGTCGTCCGCAGCACTATCATCGACGCGTCGGTGGACCGGCTCTGGTCGATCCTGCGCGATTTCAATGGCCATGACCGCTGGCACCCGATCGTGGCGCGAAGCGAGATCGAGCGCGGGCATCCTTCCGACAGGATCGGCTGCGTGCGCCGCTTCTCCTTGCAGGACGGTAGCGAATTGCGCGAGCAGCTCCTCACGCTCTCGGACCTCGAAATGACCTTCAGCTACTGCCTGCTCGACACGCCGATCCCGCTCTTCAACTACGTCGCCCATGTCCGGCTGCTGCCGGTCACGGACGGCAACCGGGCCTTCTGGCACTGGGAAAGCCGCTTCACCACGCCGCCCGGCCGCGAGGCGGAACTCGCCCGGATCGTCGGCGACGAGGTCTACACCAACGGCATCGAGGCGGTGCGCCGCCTGCCCGAACTGGCCAGGGAGGGCGTCTGA
- a CDS encoding SRPBCC family protein, giving the protein MPRVYVSSVIAAPVAKVWARLRDFNGLPNWHPRIAESRIENGEPADKVGCIRAFTLRSGDRLREQLLGLSDYDMFCTYAILDSPMPLTNYVATLRLTPITDQERTFIEWSADFDCAPEREAELIEGIGTNVFQGGFDALKRAFGG; this is encoded by the coding sequence ATGCCCCGCGTCTACGTTTCCAGCGTCATCGCCGCCCCCGTTGCCAAGGTCTGGGCTCGCTTGCGCGATTTCAACGGCCTGCCGAACTGGCACCCGCGCATCGCCGAGAGCCGCATCGAGAACGGCGAGCCCGCCGACAAGGTCGGCTGCATCCGCGCCTTCACGCTGCGTAGCGGCGACCGCCTGCGAGAGCAGCTTCTGGGCCTGTCGGACTACGACATGTTCTGCACCTACGCGATCCTGGATTCGCCGATGCCGCTGACGAATTATGTCGCGACGCTCAGGCTGACGCCGATCACCGACCAGGAGCGAACCTTCATCGAGTGGTCCGCCGATTTCGACTGCGCGCCCGAGCGCGAGGCCGAGCTGATCGAAGGTATCGGGACGAATGTCTTCCAGGGTGGATTCGACGCGCTGAAGCGCGCATTCGGGGGATGA
- a CDS encoding flotillin family protein, which produces MTGQLIGSLILWLIVAVIVIAIVVYLVNWLYRRSSKEVSFVRTGLFGEKVVINGGAFVLPIIHDVTAVNMNVLQLAVTRANNDALITRDRMRVDIDAEFYVRVRPQREAVAIAAATLGRRTLQPDQLNALLSGKFISALRTVASEMTMEEMHEQRGIYVQRVKDAAAEALDQNGLVLESVALTDLDQTDLQYFNPSNRFDAAGLTRIIEEIEDKRKLRNDIEQDSMIRIRTRNLEAERQALDIERESEGARLEQQREIEIKRAVQRAEIARERAARDTEAEQAQILSREEIEKSRIANERAISEARIASERDIRQQEIARTQAVEEAEIAARETVEKSRIANDHSINVARIASERDIRQKEIERTTVLEGAEIAARESTEKARILQESAISSARIAGEQDVRNREIERTRVLEQEDIAAREAVDTARIAQEERVRALGIARNRALDEAEISAREAVEKARIAQDDVITADRIALEQRKSLLEIKRTEVVEAAGISSREKVETARISQERIVAGERIAAELSTRELEIDRETDLDSAELKRRDTVERRRIAIELGLDEERINSVKSREMLQIAQKKAVEVAEEDRAIVLAAKKVERTDADAVLRQAEITARQQVETVDIAREQALETTRIERRRALEQLEIARTQALQEAQIASNEEVERARISSDRGLDEARVGRQRELRKLEINREREVESAAMDKAIALYTKSLEESAAQASAEVARAKAVEAEEQVKTVRESEGARRRKTVEVLLAQKAAEESNIAAEADKVRRAVDAEAQKLLYEAENVLSDGARYGLFRRRLLDKIEGIVRESVKPMEKIDSIRILHVDGLAGVGGSGGAGGAARSPTDEVIESALRYRVQAPMIDQVLKEIGIEGGNLAKMGGLMREASDMQRVAKEAQPAKPKGADTSGGTGGGDGTPETKA; this is translated from the coding sequence ATGACGGGGCAGCTGATCGGATCGCTGATCCTCTGGCTGATCGTGGCGGTGATTGTCATCGCCATCGTCGTCTATCTGGTGAACTGGCTCTATCGCCGCTCGTCGAAGGAGGTGTCCTTCGTCCGCACCGGTCTCTTCGGCGAAAAGGTTGTGATCAATGGCGGCGCCTTCGTGCTGCCGATCATCCACGACGTCACAGCGGTCAACATGAACGTGCTGCAGCTCGCCGTGACGCGCGCCAATAACGACGCGCTGATCACCCGCGACCGCATGCGCGTCGATATCGATGCCGAGTTTTATGTCCGGGTGCGGCCGCAGCGCGAGGCTGTCGCGATCGCCGCCGCTACGCTCGGTCGGCGCACATTGCAGCCCGACCAACTCAATGCGTTGCTCTCGGGAAAATTCATCTCGGCTCTGCGCACGGTCGCCTCCGAAATGACGATGGAGGAGATGCACGAACAGCGCGGCATCTATGTCCAGCGCGTCAAGGACGCCGCCGCCGAGGCGCTCGACCAGAACGGTCTCGTGCTGGAATCGGTCGCGCTCACCGACCTCGACCAGACCGACCTGCAATACTTCAACCCCTCCAATCGTTTCGACGCCGCCGGCCTGACGCGGATCATCGAGGAGATCGAGGACAAGCGGAAGCTGCGCAACGACATCGAGCAGGACTCGATGATCCGCATCCGCACCCGCAACCTGGAGGCAGAGCGCCAGGCGCTGGACATCGAGCGCGAGAGCGAGGGGGCCAGGCTCGAACAGCAGCGCGAGATCGAGATCAAGCGCGCCGTGCAGCGCGCCGAGATCGCCCGCGAGCGCGCCGCGCGCGACACCGAGGCCGAGCAGGCACAGATCCTGTCGCGTGAGGAGATCGAGAAGTCGCGCATCGCCAATGAGCGCGCCATCAGCGAGGCCCGCATCGCCTCCGAACGCGACATCCGCCAGCAGGAGATCGCTCGCACGCAAGCCGTCGAGGAAGCCGAGATCGCTGCCCGCGAGACGGTCGAGAAGTCCCGCATCGCCAATGATCATTCGATCAATGTCGCGCGCATCGCCTCGGAGCGCGACATCCGGCAGAAGGAGATCGAGCGCACAACGGTTCTGGAAGGAGCCGAGATCGCCGCCCGCGAGTCCACCGAGAAAGCGCGCATTCTGCAGGAGAGCGCGATCAGCTCTGCGCGCATCGCCGGTGAGCAGGATGTCCGCAACCGCGAGATCGAGCGCACCCGGGTGCTGGAGCAGGAGGACATTGCGGCGCGCGAGGCGGTCGATACCGCCCGCATCGCACAGGAGGAGCGCGTGCGCGCGCTCGGCATCGCGCGCAACCGCGCCCTCGACGAGGCCGAGATCTCGGCTCGCGAGGCCGTTGAGAAGGCCCGCATCGCACAGGACGACGTCATCACGGCCGATCGCATTGCACTGGAGCAGCGCAAGAGCCTTCTGGAGATCAAACGCACCGAAGTCGTCGAAGCCGCCGGGATCTCGTCCCGCGAGAAGGTCGAGACGGCGCGCATCAGCCAGGAGCGCATCGTCGCCGGCGAGCGCATCGCGGCCGAACTCTCGACGCGGGAACTGGAAATCGACCGCGAAACCGATCTCGACTCAGCCGAGCTGAAGCGGCGCGACACGGTCGAGCGCCGGCGCATCGCTATCGAACTCGGGCTGGATGAGGAGCGAATCAACTCGGTGAAATCGCGCGAGATGCTGCAGATCGCCCAGAAGAAGGCCGTCGAGGTGGCGGAAGAGGACCGCGCCATCGTTCTCGCCGCCAAGAAGGTCGAGCGCACCGACGCCGACGCCGTCCTGCGGCAAGCCGAGATCACTGCCCGGCAGCAGGTCGAGACCGTCGATATCGCACGCGAACAGGCGCTCGAAACCACCCGCATCGAGCGGCGGCGCGCACTGGAGCAGCTTGAGATCGCGCGCACCCAGGCGCTGCAGGAGGCGCAGATCGCTTCGAACGAGGAGGTCGAGCGGGCCCGCATCTCGTCGGATCGCGGGCTCGACGAGGCCCGCGTCGGGCGTCAGCGCGAGCTGCGCAAGCTCGAAATCAACCGAGAGCGCGAGGTCGAGAGCGCCGCGATGGACAAGGCGATTGCGCTATACACCAAGTCGCTGGAGGAATCCGCCGCCCAGGCCAGCGCCGAGGTCGCCCGCGCCAAGGCGGTCGAGGCCGAGGAGCAGGTCAAGACGGTGCGCGAGAGCGAAGGCGCCAGGCGGCGCAAGACCGTCGAAGTCCTGCTCGCGCAGAAGGCTGCCGAGGAATCCAACATCGCCGCGGAAGCCGACAAGGTCCGTCGCGCCGTCGACGCCGAAGCGCAGAAGCTGCTCTACGAGGCCGAGAACGTGCTCAGCGACGGCGCCCGGTACGGGCTCTTCCGCCGCCGCCTCCTCGACAAGATCGAGGGCATCGTGCGCGAGAGCGTCAAGCCGATGGAGAAGATCGACAGCATCCGCATCCTTCATGTCGATGGGCTCGCCGGCGTCGGCGGGAGCGGAGGCGCCGGGGGCGCGGCGCGCTCGCCCACCGACGAGGTCATCGAATCCGCCCTGCGCTACCGCGTGCAGGCTCCGATGATCGACCAGGTGCTGAAGGAGATCGGCATCGAGGGCGGCAATCTCGCCAAGATGGGCGGGCTGATGCGCGAGGCGTCCGACATGCAGCGCGTCGCCAAGGAAGCGCAGCCAGCCAAGCCCAAGGGAGCCGACACCAGCGGCGGAACCGGTGGCGGCGACGGCACGCCCGAGACGAAGGCTTGA
- a CDS encoding phosphoenolpyruvate hydrolase family protein, with protein sequence MIAAGEPIIGGGAGTGLSAKCEEAGGIDLIVIYNSGRYRMAGRGSLSGLMPYGDANAIVMEMAAEVLPVVKKTPVIAGVCGTDPFRRMDVFLDEVKRIGFAGIQNFPTVGLIDGVFRRNLEETGMGYGLEVEMVALANAKGLLTTPYVFCEADARAMAKAGADIIVCHLGLTTGGAIGAGTALELEDCPALVDAWAAAALSVKKDAIVLVHGGPVAEPADADFIMKNTKHCHGFYGASSMERLPVEIAIRNQTRAFKQIARKQETTRKPMTKRPARKTGKSK encoded by the coding sequence ATGATCGCGGCGGGTGAGCCCATTATCGGCGGCGGAGCCGGCACCGGGCTCTCGGCCAAATGCGAGGAGGCAGGGGGCATCGACCTCATCGTGATCTACAATTCCGGGCGCTACCGCATGGCCGGGCGCGGCTCGCTTTCCGGGTTGATGCCCTATGGCGACGCCAATGCCATCGTCATGGAGATGGCGGCCGAGGTGCTGCCGGTGGTGAAGAAAACGCCGGTGATCGCCGGCGTCTGCGGCACCGATCCGTTCCGGCGTATGGACGTCTTCCTCGACGAGGTGAAGCGGATCGGCTTCGCCGGCATCCAGAACTTCCCGACCGTCGGGCTGATCGACGGCGTCTTTCGCAGGAATCTCGAAGAGACCGGCATGGGATACGGGCTCGAGGTCGAGATGGTGGCGCTCGCCAACGCCAAGGGCCTGCTGACGACGCCTTACGTCTTTTGCGAGGCGGACGCGCGCGCCATGGCCAAGGCCGGCGCCGATATCATCGTCTGCCATCTCGGCCTGACGACCGGCGGCGCGATCGGCGCCGGGACGGCGCTTGAGCTGGAAGACTGCCCGGCATTGGTCGATGCCTGGGCGGCAGCCGCGCTTTCCGTGAAGAAGGACGCGATCGTGCTGGTCCATGGCGGGCCGGTCGCCGAGCCGGCCGATGCCGATTTCATCATGAAGAACACGAAGCACTGCCACGGCTTCTATGGCGCCTCCTCGATGGAGCGCCTGCCTGTCGAGATCGCGATCCGCAACCAGACCAGAGCCTTCAAGCAGATCGCGCGCAAGCAAGAGACGACCCGCAAGCCGATGACGAAGAGACCGGCGCGCAAAACCGGCAAGTCGAAATGA
- a CDS encoding ABC transporter permease, whose amino-acid sequence MAERLKAPPATGMPILQIAGLNVFYGRSHALQGVDLTLHSGVLSVVGRNGMGKTTMCKAIMGLVPISAGSIRFFGQEIAGRSPSEIARLGIGYVPQGRRLWRSLTVDEHLRLMQRGKRGAWTPERVYEVFPRLAERRNNGGAQLSGGEQQMLAIGRALLLNPRLLVMDEPTEGLAPVIVAHVEEMLVRLAEQGDVAILVIEQNIGVATQMSDPVAIMVNGRVNRIIASATLAGDRELQQRLLGVGRHGHDETDGALEPSAGEAGAARAAQVASAGPTRVYNANPVIPTRWSQPVPAARIEAQARTISRPTLATRNGEPVGAIRPLAAAAAGEPYVVIAGTLDTKGEELRYIRDLIRAEGLRTRLVDLSTSGRSAGGDVTPQQVALASARGSTGISASDRGTAVAAMTEAFAAWLPRQEGVLGIISAGGSGATAMVTPAMQAMPIGLPKLMISTMASGDVRAYVGASDIAMMHAVTDVQGLNRVSRLVLGNGARAVAAMAKARLADLKREGVARRPEPEKPLVGLTMFGVTTPCVQQVAKLLEPEWEPLVFHATGTGGQSMEKLVDSGLVGAVIDVSTTEICDMLMGGFLPATEDRFGAIIRTRIPYVGSVGALDMVNFFAPETVPEHYRRRKLHPHNPQITLMRTTPEENARMGRWIGERLNQMEGPVRFLIPERGVSALDAQGQAFHDPAADAALFQALEQTVRTSPGRQLIRLPLHINDPAFAAALVQQFRSLHAGRRRERAGGSVRATL is encoded by the coding sequence ATGGCTGAGCGACTGAAAGCCCCCCCGGCCACCGGCATGCCGATCCTGCAGATTGCCGGCCTCAACGTGTTCTACGGGCGCTCCCATGCGCTGCAGGGCGTCGACCTCACGCTGCACAGCGGCGTCCTCTCCGTCGTCGGCCGCAACGGCATGGGCAAGACGACAATGTGCAAGGCGATCATGGGACTCGTGCCGATCAGCGCCGGCTCCATCCGCTTCTTCGGCCAGGAGATTGCCGGCCGCTCGCCGTCCGAGATTGCCCGCCTCGGCATCGGCTATGTCCCGCAAGGCCGCAGGCTCTGGCGTTCGCTGACCGTCGATGAGCACCTGCGGTTGATGCAGCGCGGCAAGCGCGGGGCCTGGACGCCGGAACGCGTTTACGAGGTTTTCCCGCGCCTCGCCGAACGGCGCAACAATGGCGGCGCGCAGCTCTCCGGCGGCGAGCAGCAGATGCTCGCGATCGGCCGTGCTCTGCTGCTCAATCCGCGCCTCCTCGTCATGGACGAACCGACCGAAGGTCTGGCGCCGGTGATCGTTGCCCATGTCGAGGAGATGCTGGTTCGGCTAGCCGAGCAGGGCGATGTCGCGATCCTCGTGATCGAGCAGAACATCGGCGTCGCCACACAGATGTCCGATCCCGTCGCGATCATGGTCAATGGTCGGGTGAACCGCATCATCGCCTCGGCGACGCTCGCGGGCGATCGCGAGTTGCAGCAGCGCCTTCTTGGGGTCGGCCGCCACGGCCATGACGAGACCGACGGCGCACTGGAGCCCTCAGCCGGCGAGGCCGGGGCCGCCCGTGCCGCGCAGGTTGCATCCGCAGGCCCGACGCGGGTCTACAATGCCAACCCGGTCATCCCGACGCGCTGGTCGCAGCCGGTGCCTGCGGCGCGGATCGAGGCGCAGGCCCGCACCATTTCGCGCCCGACGCTGGCGACGCGCAATGGAGAACCAGTGGGCGCGATCCGGCCGCTCGCGGCCGCCGCGGCCGGGGAACCCTATGTCGTCATTGCCGGCACACTCGACACCAAGGGCGAGGAACTGCGCTACATCCGCGACCTGATCCGGGCCGAAGGGCTGCGAACGAGGCTGGTCGATCTCTCGACGTCCGGCCGCAGCGCTGGCGGCGACGTCACCCCGCAGCAGGTCGCGCTCGCCTCGGCCAGGGGCTCGACCGGCATCTCCGCGAGCGATCGCGGCACGGCGGTCGCAGCCATGACGGAGGCCTTCGCGGCCTGGCTGCCGCGGCAGGAGGGCGTGCTCGGCATCATCTCCGCCGGCGGCTCTGGCGCAACCGCGATGGTGACGCCGGCGATGCAGGCCATGCCCATCGGTCTGCCCAAGCTGATGATCTCGACCATGGCCTCGGGCGACGTGCGCGCCTATGTCGGCGCGAGTGACATCGCGATGATGCATGCGGTCACCGATGTGCAGGGTCTGAACCGCGTCTCGCGTCTTGTGCTCGGCAATGGCGCGCGGGCGGTGGCGGCGATGGCCAAGGCGCGGCTGGCGGACCTCAAGCGCGAGGGCGTGGCGCGCCGGCCTGAGCCAGAGAAGCCGCTGGTCGGCCTGACCATGTTCGGCGTCACGACCCCCTGCGTGCAGCAGGTTGCGAAGCTGCTCGAGCCCGAGTGGGAGCCGCTCGTCTTCCACGCCACCGGAACCGGCGGGCAGTCGATGGAAAAGCTGGTCGATTCCGGTCTCGTCGGGGCGGTCATCGACGTCTCCACCACCGAGATCTGCGACATGCTGATGGGCGGCTTCCTGCCGGCGACCGAAGACCGCTTCGGCGCGATCATCCGCACGCGGATTCCCTATGTCGGCTCGGTCGGCGCGCTCGACATGGTCAATTTCTTCGCGCCCGAGACGGTGCCGGAGCACTATCGCCGCCGCAAGCTCCATCCGCACAACCCGCAAATCACGCTGATGCGGACCACGCCGGAGGAGAATGCGCGCATGGGCCGCTGGATCGGCGAGCGGCTGAACCAGATGGAGGGGCCGGTCCGGTTCCTGATCCCCGAGCGTGGGGTCTCGGCGCTCGATGCGCAGGGCCAGGCCTTCCACGATCCGGCGGCGGATGCCGCGCTTTTTCAAGCGCTGGAGCAGACGGTGCGGACGAGCCCCGGCCGGCAGCTCATTCGCCTGCCGCTCCACATCAATGATCCCGCCTTCGCGGCGGCGCTGGTGCAGCAGTTCCGCTCGCTGCATGCCGGCCGCCGGCGCGAGCGGGCCGGCGGAAGCGTGAGGGCGACGCTGTGA